Proteins from one uncultured Anaeromusa sp. genomic window:
- a CDS encoding methyl-accepting chemotaxis protein yields the protein MKLRSKMMLAICIPVMAVLVVLSGVAYWQASRALTEEIRMEMSQASARYAEAVQTILSTKQETVGSLAAAWSVGLPADEEILRTVTYLTKNTPGAQDIYVAFPSKKFIDGTGWLPPADYDPATRDWFKDALSSNGVVFSKVYVDAITKKPVISLSAAIRQNGTPIAVLGMDLSLDAIGQMTQGVRMRDSGQAFILNREGFYVAHPSLTLKDNVLTMENGRLKEAGAAFLSGRSSFQELSFNGEDRFFASSPVGSSGWALVLEVPSSEVYQPVRYLGLWMAGLSVAAILLLGFVLMNVAGAIAKPVALVAAAAQKVASGELQIHLDASERADEIGVLNNSFLAMVASLRKLVGETVRSAEKLAGSSQELTASSSQAADASQQVAQAAVEITESASQQVSSVEETALAVERVAQRLEKAGKAAEAASGAAEQTANTTMQGQKGLAAAVESIDAIGSGAAQVGSAIQELDSSSKRISEIVDMIKTIAGQTNLLALNAAIEAARAGEHGRGFAVVADEVRKLAEQSEHAAKEITELIAENNGNIRQTVEVMDVQKSRVGEGVAQVREAGRQFAEIASLVEELSAQVRDISEEVSGTVAESRQSAAAVRRIKDLSLAVADEASGVSAATEEQTASMEEIAAASQTLAQLAQELQESVGKFRM from the coding sequence ATGAAATTACGGTCAAAAATGATGCTGGCAATTTGTATTCCGGTGATGGCGGTGCTGGTTGTGCTGAGTGGAGTGGCATATTGGCAGGCGAGCCGCGCTTTAACCGAAGAAATTCGTATGGAAATGAGTCAGGCATCCGCCCGCTATGCGGAAGCGGTACAAACCATTCTGTCGACGAAGCAGGAAACCGTAGGGTCTTTGGCAGCCGCGTGGAGCGTAGGCCTTCCGGCGGACGAAGAAATTTTACGAACCGTAACCTATTTAACGAAAAATACGCCTGGAGCGCAGGATATTTATGTGGCCTTTCCCAGTAAAAAATTTATTGACGGTACAGGCTGGTTACCGCCAGCGGACTATGATCCGGCTACAAGGGATTGGTTTAAAGACGCCCTTTCCAGTAATGGCGTGGTATTTTCCAAAGTCTATGTTGATGCGATCACCAAAAAACCGGTTATCAGTCTTTCCGCAGCCATACGGCAGAATGGGACGCCGATTGCAGTGCTGGGGATGGATTTGTCTTTAGATGCGATTGGCCAAATGACGCAAGGCGTGCGTATGAGAGATTCCGGGCAGGCCTTTATCTTAAATCGCGAGGGCTTTTACGTAGCCCATCCTTCGTTGACGTTGAAGGATAACGTACTAACGATGGAAAATGGAAGGTTGAAGGAAGCAGGAGCTGCCTTTTTGAGTGGCCGTTCCAGTTTCCAAGAGCTTTCTTTCAACGGAGAGGATCGCTTTTTTGCATCGAGCCCCGTAGGCAGCAGCGGCTGGGCCTTAGTGCTGGAAGTGCCATCCTCCGAGGTATATCAGCCGGTTCGCTATTTAGGCTTATGGATGGCGGGCTTGAGTGTGGCAGCCATTCTTTTACTTGGCTTTGTCTTAATGAACGTGGCAGGAGCTATTGCCAAGCCCGTAGCCTTAGTAGCGGCAGCGGCGCAAAAAGTTGCTTCCGGCGAGTTGCAGATTCACCTGGATGCCAGCGAGCGCGCCGACGAAATTGGTGTGCTGAATAATAGTTTTTTGGCGATGGTTGCCAGTTTGCGGAAGCTGGTCGGAGAGACGGTTCGTTCGGCGGAAAAACTGGCTGGTTCTTCGCAGGAACTGACGGCCAGCTCCAGTCAAGCTGCGGACGCTTCGCAGCAAGTAGCGCAGGCCGCTGTAGAGATTACAGAAAGCGCCTCGCAGCAGGTTAGCTCTGTAGAAGAAACCGCTTTGGCAGTGGAACGTGTAGCACAGCGGCTGGAAAAGGCGGGGAAAGCGGCCGAAGCTGCTTCCGGCGCCGCCGAACAAACGGCTAATACCACGATGCAGGGGCAGAAAGGTCTGGCTGCGGCAGTAGAGAGCATAGACGCCATTGGCAGCGGCGCAGCGCAAGTGGGCAGTGCGATTCAAGAGCTGGACAGCAGCTCAAAGCGTATTTCGGAAATTGTAGATATGATTAAAACCATTGCCGGACAGACCAATCTTTTGGCGCTGAACGCCGCCATTGAGGCGGCGCGGGCGGGCGAACACGGGCGGGGCTTTGCGGTAGTGGCGGATGAAGTGCGCAAGCTGGCGGAGCAATCAGAGCACGCAGCGAAAGAAATCACGGAGTTAATTGCAGAAAACAATGGGAATATACGGCAAACCGTTGAAGTGATGGACGTGCAAAAATCGCGCGTCGGCGAAGGGGTGGCTCAAGTTCGCGAAGCAGGGCGGCAGTTTGCGGAAATTGCCTCCTTGGTGGAAGAATTATCGGCGCAGGTACGGGATATTTCCGAAGAGGTATCAGGGACTGTGGCGGAAAGCCGGCAAAGCGCTGCAGCCGTACGGAGGATCAAAGATCTTTCCCTGGCCGTGGCGGACGAAGCCAGCGGCGTTTCGGCGGCGACAGAAGAGCAAACCGCTTCTATGGAAGAAATTGCTGCCGCCAGCCAAACGCTGGCGCAGTTAGCGCAGGAGCTGCAGGAATCGGTAGGAAAGTTCCGCATGTAG
- a CDS encoding type 1 glutamine amidotransferase domain-containing protein, translating into MNQGGKLLMVVTSAKAMGVHRTGLWLEEFAAPYLLFLQAGFEVVVASPLGGEAPIDPRSVAVGQPAAWQKAAEVLKQTRKLSEVEREVFDAIILPGGHGPMVDLAKDEALAALLQRADVDGWVIGAVCHGPAGLVRAQKEDGTPLVAGRRLTGFTNAEERMVQLEEAVPFLLENRLKELGAHYEHSKPWEAFVVRDGSLVTGQNPQSSEAFAKEVIVAVKENICVEC; encoded by the coding sequence ATGAATCAAGGCGGAAAACTGCTCATGGTAGTAACGAGTGCCAAGGCAATGGGGGTTCACCGGACCGGATTGTGGTTGGAAGAGTTTGCGGCGCCGTACTTGCTCTTTCTTCAGGCCGGCTTTGAGGTGGTTGTCGCGAGTCCTCTAGGAGGCGAAGCGCCGATTGATCCGCGCAGCGTGGCTGTGGGGCAGCCGGCGGCTTGGCAAAAGGCAGCCGAGGTATTAAAGCAGACGCGAAAACTCAGCGAAGTGGAACGTGAAGTTTTTGATGCGATTATTTTGCCGGGCGGTCATGGCCCTATGGTGGATTTGGCTAAGGATGAAGCCTTGGCGGCGCTTCTTCAGCGGGCGGATGTGGACGGCTGGGTGATTGGCGCTGTCTGTCATGGTCCTGCCGGCTTGGTGCGGGCGCAAAAAGAAGACGGCACGCCGCTGGTGGCCGGACGCCGACTAACTGGCTTTACCAACGCAGAAGAGCGCATGGTGCAATTGGAAGAAGCGGTACCGTTTCTTCTGGAAAATCGCCTGAAAGAACTGGGCGCTCATTATGAGCACAGCAAACCCTGGGAAGCCTTTGTCGTGCGCGATGGCTCCTTGGTGACCGGACAAAATCCACAGTCAAGCGAAGCCTTTGCTAAAGAAGTGATTGTGGCGGTAAAAGAAAACATTTGTGTAGAGTGCTGA
- a CDS encoding sugar diacid recognition domain-containing protein, whose translation MLLTPGLAQQVVNALMPLVRQNVNVMDATGTIIASFQSKRIGDFHKGAFDAITQQQTVEIHPEDVNLFPGALPGVNMPIFLEGQVIGVVGISGHPKEVRDTAKLLKAVTELILERDVLMEKFRSQAQLHEHFASLLLAEKTEQDTASLQASAKLLKYDLSLVRQVVVIDTEPLILQALTFGPYDLVFTRLRENILQQLLPSPCIGPRDFVVFLEQRLVILRETQLSAPDSLDALFQWSRELSQFLPPHTSPLPIGLGSSNAATAQLHFSYREALFALKCCRPDKPVASIEELPVLAAYALRYAPGHNCRPLQRLQDTLHQASLRKFNMEDTLRCLLEQNLNTSLAAKALFIHRNTLLFRLAKLRSSTGLDPCHHFDHALLCRLLLEK comes from the coding sequence ATGCTCCTCACTCCCGGCCTGGCGCAGCAAGTAGTCAACGCCCTCATGCCCTTGGTGCGGCAAAACGTCAATGTCATGGATGCCACGGGAACGATCATTGCTTCTTTCCAGTCTAAACGGATCGGCGATTTTCACAAAGGCGCCTTTGACGCCATAACCCAGCAGCAGACCGTAGAAATTCACCCGGAAGACGTCAACCTCTTTCCCGGTGCGCTCCCTGGCGTTAATATGCCTATATTTTTAGAGGGTCAGGTTATCGGCGTTGTCGGTATTTCGGGTCACCCCAAGGAAGTCCGCGATACGGCCAAGCTGCTCAAAGCCGTCACCGAATTAATTTTGGAACGCGACGTATTAATGGAAAAATTCCGCTCCCAAGCACAATTGCATGAGCATTTTGCCAGCCTGCTGCTCGCGGAAAAAACAGAGCAGGACACGGCTTCCCTGCAGGCATCCGCCAAGCTGCTCAAATACGATTTATCTCTCGTGCGTCAGGTTGTCGTTATCGACACAGAACCTCTTATATTACAAGCCCTTACCTTTGGCCCTTACGATCTGGTCTTCACCCGCCTGCGCGAGAACATCCTGCAGCAGCTTTTGCCCTCTCCTTGCATTGGGCCCCGTGATTTTGTCGTCTTCCTGGAGCAGCGCTTAGTTATTCTGAGAGAAACACAGCTCTCCGCGCCTGATTCGTTGGACGCCTTGTTTCAATGGAGCCGAGAACTAAGTCAGTTCTTGCCTCCTCACACCTCTCCTTTGCCCATCGGACTTGGCAGCAGCAACGCCGCCACTGCACAGCTTCATTTTTCCTACCGGGAAGCATTATTTGCATTAAAATGCTGCCGTCCGGATAAACCGGTCGCTTCCATCGAAGAGCTTCCTGTGCTGGCGGCATATGCTCTGCGCTATGCGCCCGGCCATAACTGCCGCCCGCTGCAACGGCTGCAAGATACGCTGCACCAAGCCAGTTTGCGCAAATTCAATATGGAAGACACTCTGCGCTGCCTTCTGGAACAAAATCTCAATACCTCCCTGGCGGCGAAAGCGCTGTTTATCCATCGCAATACGCTGCTTTTTCGCCTAGCTAAGCTGCGCAGTTCCACCGGCCTAGACCCTTGTCATCATTTCGACCATGCCTTGCTCTGCCGGCTGCTGCTGGAAAAGTAA
- a CDS encoding glycerate kinase — MRVIIAPDSYKGSVSALEVARAMQRGVQTVFPHAEIQLVPIADGGEGTVEAMVASTGGTVVKKSVQGPLRTSVEAYYGLLGDKVTAVIEMAAASGLPLVPKAQRDPRGTTTYGTGELIKAALDAGAKRLVIGIGGSATNDGGAGMLQALGVRFLDAAGQELPSGGAALAKLASIDMSGLDARLAQTDILVACDVDNPLCGPRGASAVYGPQKGATPAIVQELDAALARYARVAQEVTGKDAAEIAGAGAAGGLGAGFLFFTEGRLCPGVDVVLETANFEEMVKQADLVLTGEGCTDYQTAYGKAPVGVSALARAYGVPCICLSGGLGEGCSAVREKGIDALSSTAPGPLSLEECMERGAELIEEAAERVCRLLAVGMELKK; from the coding sequence ATGCGTGTAATTATTGCACCGGATTCCTATAAAGGAAGCGTATCGGCTTTGGAGGTAGCCCGGGCTATGCAGCGGGGCGTACAAACCGTGTTTCCTCACGCAGAGATTCAGTTGGTGCCGATTGCCGACGGCGGCGAAGGTACAGTAGAAGCCATGGTAGCCTCCACAGGCGGTACGGTAGTGAAGAAATCTGTCCAAGGGCCGCTGAGGACGTCGGTGGAAGCCTACTACGGACTGTTGGGCGATAAAGTGACTGCGGTGATTGAAATGGCGGCCGCTTCCGGTTTGCCCTTGGTGCCCAAGGCGCAGCGAGATCCCCGGGGGACGACTACGTACGGGACCGGCGAACTGATCAAGGCGGCGCTGGACGCAGGCGCCAAGCGTTTGGTTATCGGTATTGGCGGCAGCGCTACCAATGACGGCGGCGCGGGCATGCTGCAAGCGCTCGGCGTTCGCTTTCTTGATGCGGCTGGCCAGGAATTGCCCTCAGGCGGCGCTGCCTTGGCGAAGTTGGCGAGCATTGATATGAGCGGCCTAGATGCCCGCTTGGCGCAGACCGATATTTTGGTGGCTTGCGATGTAGACAATCCTTTGTGCGGTCCTCGCGGCGCGTCGGCTGTCTATGGGCCGCAAAAAGGGGCTACGCCGGCAATCGTGCAGGAACTGGATGCGGCTTTGGCGCGTTACGCCCGAGTGGCTCAAGAAGTTACCGGCAAGGACGCAGCCGAGATAGCCGGCGCGGGCGCAGCGGGCGGTTTGGGCGCCGGATTCCTCTTCTTTACGGAAGGACGTTTGTGTCCTGGGGTGGACGTGGTGCTGGAGACCGCTAACTTTGAAGAGATGGTAAAGCAGGCTGATTTGGTGCTGACCGGCGAGGGCTGTACGGATTATCAGACCGCCTATGGCAAGGCGCCTGTAGGAGTCTCGGCCTTGGCTAGAGCGTATGGCGTGCCCTGTATCTGTTTGTCCGGCGGTCTGGGCGAAGGCTGCAGCGCTGTGCGCGAAAAAGGCATTGACGCCTTGAGCAGTACCGCGCCTGGTCCGTTGAGCTTGGAAGAATGCATGGAGCGCGGCGCGGAACTGATTGAAGAAGCCGCTGAACGCGTATGCCGCCTGTTGGCGGTAGGAATGGAACTAAAAAAATAG
- a CDS encoding sugar diacid recognition domain-containing protein, which translates to MAWNHPVPLELAQRVVEMIHEVTGSNVNFMGLGGEIIATKQPERLGKIHSAAESIMAGRVDEVAVTVEDAAKMDGVKAGYNGAILYKGQRLGVIGITGDPEAVKPLQKMAAIVVNEEIAKERERQEREQGLQQVAAQLEAATGEMDELYSSAAQVAGRYSEMAEAVKTTETELNDLNQVLDYIRNIASQTNLLGLNASIEAARAGEQGRGFAVVADEVRKLATYSADSLGKINQALQAIKSSVLRIGADVRGNKEITERQEQTLSSLAAQVQGLQQELQKLV; encoded by the coding sequence ATGGCTTGGAATCATCCGGTGCCGCTGGAGTTGGCGCAACGCGTGGTGGAAATGATTCACGAGGTGACTGGGAGCAACGTGAATTTTATGGGTTTAGGCGGCGAGATTATCGCCACTAAGCAACCAGAGCGGCTGGGGAAAATACATAGCGCTGCGGAGAGCATTATGGCCGGACGCGTAGATGAGGTAGCGGTAACGGTTGAAGACGCCGCCAAAATGGACGGGGTTAAAGCAGGCTATAACGGCGCTATTTTATACAAAGGGCAGCGTCTGGGCGTGATCGGTATTACCGGCGACCCCGAAGCGGTAAAGCCGCTGCAAAAAATGGCGGCCATTGTGGTTAATGAAGAAATTGCCAAAGAACGTGAGCGTCAAGAACGGGAGCAAGGGTTGCAGCAAGTAGCGGCTCAACTGGAAGCCGCCACAGGAGAGATGGACGAACTATACTCTTCAGCAGCGCAAGTCGCCGGACGCTATAGCGAGATGGCGGAAGCCGTAAAGACTACGGAGACGGAATTGAACGATCTAAACCAGGTGCTGGACTATATCCGCAACATTGCCAGCCAAACCAATCTGTTGGGCCTAAACGCCTCTATCGAAGCAGCTCGGGCTGGCGAGCAGGGACGCGGTTTTGCGGTGGTGGCTGACGAGGTGCGCAAGCTGGCTACGTATTCGGCGGATTCTTTGGGCAAGATTAATCAGGCGCTGCAGGCGATTAAAAGCTCGGTGCTGCGCATCGGCGCGGATGTACGAGGTAACAAGGAAATTACCGAACGTCAGGAGCAAACGCTGTCTTCTTTAGCGGCGCAAGTACAGGGGCTGCAGCAGGAGCTGCAAAAATTGGTATAG
- a CDS encoding DsbA family protein gives MHQPLRVAFDFSCPYCYLLWGYVQELRRTSPVPVEWLPWEINPELELEGRALQPGAPGISQPDQLGASLGLVPSARTVLSNTHQALAALEFAKDLGQGDAWLDVVFPAHFVGDRDIGQLPVLLQLAQEIGLDVQALEAALQAGRYNRRLLDNEAYCQEHQIEWVPTVLWGQEKLLEGVITFSVFKDTLKTLF, from the coding sequence ATGCATCAACCGTTGCGAGTTGCTTTTGACTTTTCCTGTCCCTACTGCTATTTGCTTTGGGGTTATGTGCAGGAGCTGCGGCGAACATCGCCAGTACCGGTGGAGTGGCTGCCTTGGGAGATAAATCCAGAGTTGGAGCTGGAGGGAAGAGCGTTACAGCCGGGGGCGCCGGGCATATCTCAACCCGATCAATTAGGCGCGTCCCTGGGCTTGGTTCCTTCCGCCAGGACCGTGTTGTCTAATACTCATCAGGCGCTGGCGGCGTTGGAATTTGCCAAAGATCTTGGCCAAGGCGATGCGTGGCTGGATGTAGTGTTTCCAGCTCATTTTGTCGGCGATCGGGATATCGGTCAATTGCCGGTGCTGCTGCAACTGGCGCAGGAGATCGGTTTAGATGTCCAAGCTTTGGAGGCAGCGCTGCAGGCCGGGCGCTATAATCGGCGTTTGCTGGATAACGAGGCGTATTGCCAGGAACATCAGATTGAATGGGTTCCTACCGTGCTTTGGGGCCAGGAAAAGCTGCTGGAAGGCGTTATTACCTTTAGTGTCTTTAAAGATACGTTAAAAACCTTGTTTTAG
- a CDS encoding ABC-F family ATP-binding cassette domain-containing protein, whose product MHILSIENMSKQYGERTLFEDVTFGIGDTDRLGLIGVNGTGKTTFLKVIAGLEPPDEGRISRAGGVQVEYLSQDPDYDPEGTVLQEVFRGASPILQVLRDYEAALGAAAARPGDEALQAQVVRLGQKMDEQNAWPLESDAKTILTKLGIDDFSAQMKTLSGGQRKRVALAGALINPAQLLILDEPTNHIDHETVAWLEQTLARRNGALLVISHDRYFLDRVTTGILELDRGRLFRYEGNYSLFLEQKAAREEREEASERKRQNLLRQELAWMMRGARARSTKQKARIERFETLSEQQSLGKAAALEMSVGSSRLGKTVIEVEHLSHDFGEGCVLQDFSYIVKRNDRIGIVGTNGSGKSTLLNLIAGHLEPQAGSIKVGQTVKIGYFAQENIEMDPRLRVIEYIREEANFIATLDGGMISAAQMLERFLFPPHLQGVSVAKLSGGERRRLYLLRVLMSAPNVLLLDEPTNDLDTLTLAVLEDYLDTFPGAVLTVSHDRYFLDRVADHIFAFEAGGSIGRYPGGYSDYLDARAPQGELEKASGPKESDKTDERNQNRAPRMGFKEKREFDEIEGVIAAAEGELRAVRSQLAQGGSDFSLLQELLEREKQLLARLEELMERWAYLSELAEANESR is encoded by the coding sequence ATGCATATCCTTTCCATAGAAAATATGAGCAAGCAATACGGTGAGCGTACTCTTTTTGAGGACGTTACGTTTGGAATTGGCGATACGGATCGGTTAGGCCTTATCGGCGTTAACGGCACCGGCAAGACCACATTTTTAAAAGTGATCGCCGGTCTGGAACCGCCGGACGAGGGGCGCATCAGTCGCGCAGGCGGCGTGCAGGTGGAGTATTTGTCTCAGGACCCGGACTACGACCCGGAAGGCACGGTTCTGCAAGAAGTTTTTCGCGGCGCTTCTCCCATTCTGCAGGTGCTGCGAGACTATGAGGCGGCCCTGGGGGCCGCTGCCGCCCGGCCCGGTGATGAGGCGCTGCAGGCGCAGGTAGTGCGTTTGGGGCAGAAAATGGACGAGCAGAACGCCTGGCCCCTAGAAAGCGATGCCAAGACCATTCTAACCAAGCTGGGTATTGACGATTTCAGCGCCCAGATGAAAACGTTGTCCGGCGGCCAGCGTAAGCGAGTGGCCTTGGCGGGAGCGCTCATCAATCCGGCGCAGCTTTTGATTTTGGATGAACCTACCAACCATATCGACCATGAAACCGTAGCTTGGCTGGAACAGACGCTGGCCCGCCGCAACGGGGCGCTGCTTGTCATCAGCCATGATCGCTACTTTTTAGATCGCGTTACTACCGGCATTTTAGAGCTAGACCGGGGCCGCCTTTTCCGTTACGAGGGCAATTACAGTCTCTTTTTGGAACAAAAAGCGGCGCGGGAAGAGCGCGAAGAAGCCAGCGAACGCAAGCGCCAAAACCTGCTGCGTCAGGAACTGGCTTGGATGATGCGCGGCGCGAGGGCGCGCAGTACTAAGCAAAAAGCGCGTATTGAACGCTTTGAGACTCTGTCAGAGCAGCAATCCTTAGGCAAGGCGGCGGCCCTGGAAATGTCCGTAGGCTCCAGCCGTTTGGGTAAAACCGTCATCGAAGTGGAGCACCTGAGCCATGATTTTGGCGAGGGCTGCGTTTTGCAGGACTTCAGCTACATTGTCAAGCGGAATGACCGCATCGGCATTGTCGGCACCAACGGCAGCGGCAAATCGACCCTGCTGAACTTGATCGCCGGGCACCTAGAGCCGCAGGCGGGGAGCATCAAAGTGGGACAGACTGTTAAAATCGGTTATTTTGCGCAGGAGAACATCGAAATGGACCCTCGTCTGCGGGTGATTGAATACATTCGCGAAGAGGCCAATTTTATTGCAACTTTGGACGGCGGCATGATCAGCGCCGCGCAGATGTTGGAGCGTTTCTTATTTCCGCCGCATCTCCAGGGCGTGTCCGTAGCCAAACTGTCCGGCGGCGAACGCCGCCGCCTCTACTTGCTCCGGGTGCTGATGAGCGCCCCTAATGTGCTGCTTTTGGACGAGCCGACCAATGATTTGGATACGCTCACCTTGGCGGTGCTGGAAGATTACCTAGATACCTTCCCCGGAGCGGTGCTGACCGTCTCTCATGACCGCTACTTTCTTGATCGCGTGGCCGACCATATTTTCGCTTTTGAAGCAGGTGGTTCTATCGGGCGTTATCCCGGAGGCTATAGCGACTATCTCGACGCCAGAGCGCCGCAGGGCGAGCTGGAGAAAGCGTCCGGCCCAAAAGAAAGCGATAAGACCGACGAGCGCAATCAAAACCGCGCGCCTCGCATGGGCTTTAAGGAAAAACGCGAATTTGATGAAATTGAAGGCGTTATCGCCGCCGCCGAAGGAGAACTTCGCGCCGTCCGTTCTCAACTGGCCCAAGGAGGCAGTGATTTTTCGCTTTTGCAGGAGCTGCTGGAGCGAGAAAAACAGCTGCTGGCGCGGCTGGAAGAGCTTATGGAGCGTTGGGCCTACTTGAGTGAACTGGCGGAAGCCAATGAGAGCCGCTAA
- a CDS encoding site-specific integrase, translated as MAGSIEKRGDNWRLTVTAGYDGSGNQIRYRKTVMADNKREAEKLLAAFVVEVNQGTAAVVGTGKMTVADFFAYWLENTPHEVNTEVYYLRLWPRINVAIGQIRIQKVEPRHILAFMRNLAEPGIKAGGGTLSLSTQKKYHAALKTIFKAAEKWRFISANPCSCVEAPRVKTAPKKVYDQEQTALFLQRLDGESLKWRAIVLLALSTGLRREELFGLEWQDINFNEGYLRVERAAVYTGKTHGIVEKVPKNHSSVRMVSVPQNVLTVIKQYKAEQAETKLKMGDMWIDSRKVFVSWNGEPAHPTSFTAYLRKFAIKNKLPHITPHLLRHMAATFLIQGGVDLRTVSGKLGHADGRVTMQVYAHLLQSSEQQTADLMGSIIENAQNNKISGSKKAAN; from the coding sequence ATGGCCGGATCGATTGAAAAAAGAGGAGACAACTGGAGGCTAACCGTTACCGCAGGATATGACGGATCAGGCAACCAAATCCGCTATCGTAAAACAGTGATGGCCGACAACAAACGAGAAGCAGAAAAATTGCTAGCAGCATTCGTTGTAGAAGTTAATCAAGGCACTGCTGCAGTTGTCGGCACCGGCAAAATGACTGTTGCGGATTTTTTTGCGTATTGGCTGGAAAATACACCGCATGAAGTTAATACCGAAGTCTATTACCTACGCTTGTGGCCGCGGATCAATGTCGCCATTGGGCAAATTCGCATACAAAAAGTCGAACCTCGTCACATTTTAGCATTCATGCGTAATCTAGCTGAACCTGGGATTAAAGCAGGTGGAGGCACATTAAGCCTAAGCACTCAAAAAAAGTATCACGCTGCACTAAAAACGATATTCAAGGCCGCAGAAAAATGGAGGTTCATATCAGCAAATCCTTGTAGTTGCGTGGAAGCGCCACGAGTAAAAACCGCACCTAAAAAGGTTTATGACCAAGAACAAACTGCATTATTTTTGCAAAGACTAGATGGCGAATCATTAAAATGGCGAGCAATAGTATTATTAGCACTGTCAACGGGGCTACGCCGCGAAGAGTTATTCGGACTAGAATGGCAAGATATTAATTTTAACGAAGGCTATCTAAGAGTCGAACGCGCAGCCGTATATACTGGTAAAACGCATGGGATTGTCGAAAAAGTGCCTAAAAACCATTCCAGCGTGAGAATGGTATCCGTCCCACAAAATGTGCTGACAGTAATAAAACAGTACAAAGCGGAACAAGCCGAAACCAAGTTGAAAATGGGAGATATGTGGATAGATAGCAGGAAAGTATTCGTTAGTTGGAATGGCGAACCAGCGCACCCCACATCGTTCACAGCTTACCTCCGTAAGTTTGCCATCAAAAACAAGCTGCCTCATATTACACCACACCTTTTGCGCCATATGGCCGCAACGTTCCTAATCCAAGGCGGCGTTGATCTGCGAACTGTTTCTGGCAAACTAGGCCATGCTGATGGCCGCGTAACAATGCAAGTATACGCGCATCTTCTCCAATCATCAGAGCAACAAACTGCCGATCTAATGGGTAGTATCATCGAAAATGCTCAAAATAATAAAATATCAGGGAGTAAAAAAGCGGCTAATTAG
- a CDS encoding helix-turn-helix domain-containing protein encodes MSTDPTNREPVLMGAQQAADELFGGTRRAWDLLNAAKKRQLPSVRIGGRVFFSPEAIREWIRQQSAASLQMEDETSSGGIRRLK; translated from the coding sequence ATGAGCACAGATCCAACTAATCGCGAGCCAGTTTTAATGGGCGCGCAGCAGGCCGCTGATGAATTGTTTGGAGGGACACGTCGAGCCTGGGACCTATTGAATGCTGCTAAAAAGCGGCAGTTGCCTTCGGTGAGAATCGGAGGAAGAGTGTTTTTTTCGCCGGAAGCAATTCGCGAATGGATTCGCCAACAATCAGCAGCTAGTCTGCAGATGGAGGACGAAACTTCAAGTGGCGGAATCAGGAGACTAAAATGA
- a CDS encoding phage replisome organizer N-terminal domain-containing protein translates to MNGKTTKRYRWLRLQRDFFNQKAMRKLRRIAGGEIFTIIYLKMQLLSITTGGMLSYDGVDETFADELALVIDEGADNIQIALNFMEKHRLLERVGTNEFFLPEAAGNIGSESDSAPRVREWRAKKATALQCNASVTSLLHSGNGDNNRGETDQNKTTMLRNLGVAESSIKQLVDKYGENRVIENIVYAMGKNAEGCVQDVAAFTVQAIKKNYAANTVVVRGKEADPNCSKCRGTGMRVAVVGCEWEEDKQKIETICDCVR, encoded by the coding sequence ATGAACGGAAAAACAACTAAACGTTATCGATGGTTACGGTTGCAGCGTGATTTTTTTAATCAGAAGGCTATGCGGAAATTACGCAGAATTGCTGGGGGTGAAATCTTTACGATCATCTATTTAAAAATGCAATTGCTTTCAATAACGACAGGAGGCATGTTGTCATACGATGGAGTTGACGAAACCTTTGCCGATGAATTGGCTTTGGTTATTGATGAAGGAGCAGATAATATCCAGATTGCATTGAATTTTATGGAAAAGCACAGGCTATTAGAACGAGTAGGCACAAACGAATTTTTCTTACCAGAGGCCGCTGGTAACATTGGTAGCGAGAGCGATTCAGCCCCTAGAGTTAGGGAGTGGCGAGCTAAAAAAGCGACTGCGTTACAATGTAACGCAAGTGTAACGTCTTTGTTACACTCTGGTAACGGAGACAACAACAGAGGAGAAACAGATCAAAATAAAACAACAATGCTGCGTAATCTTGGCGTTGCAGAATCATCTATAAAGCAATTAGTAGATAAGTATGGGGAGAACCGCGTCATAGAAAATATCGTGTACGCGATGGGGAAAAACGCGGAGGGCTGTGTTCAGGACGTTGCAGCGTTTACGGTACAGGCGATCAAAAAAAATTACGCTGCCAATACAGTGGTGGTACGTGGGAAAGAAGCCGACCCTAACTGTTCTAAATGTCGTGGTACAGGCATGCGGGTTGCGGTTGTTGGCTGTGAATGGGAAGAGGATAAGCAAAAAATAGAAACGATTTGTGATTGTGTTCGGTGA